The following nucleotide sequence is from uncultured Draconibacterium sp..
TTTGACAAAATTATATACAATTAATCTAAAAATTTATATATTTGTATTTGAAAAAATACTTCTGTTGGAGCAGAAGCATTTTGAATAATCGGTTGTAGCCGATAAAAATAAATTGAATGGAACAAAGTAAAGAAAAAAAAATTAAAAAGTCAATGGTCAAGAGACGATTAGCAACTGAAAAAGGTTGTTTACTTGATCTGAAAAAGGAGCTTCCGATGTTTTTTAGAGCATTTGAGGAAGCATGTGCTAACTACAATAGGGAAATAGTTCAGACTCTCCCTGAGGCTAGATGTAGAGGTTTTGAAGCCTCATTATTTAATTCGAAGTTAATTCAAAGTATACAGAAGTATTTCCCCGAGAATTGGAAATATGGGAAATACAAGAGATTTATTCTCAATGCAAAAGGGTATTTGGTTCTGTTTAAAAAGCTAAGTAGTAAAGGAATGCCCATGAATGTTAGGACCAAAATAGTTGAATCGATTAATTCTCAATTGATGTCATCATTGTTCGATGGACATGGTTATGTTGAGGATCCGATCTTATATTTCGGCTACAAAAAAGACAGGCTTGGTAATCTTGTTCATCCTCAGCTTGTTTATGTGGATGAAAATCAGATAAAATGGGCAATAACGGAGCATGAAGTGAGTAATTATAGCGAAGTTGCAATAGAAAAATCAGCTGAAACTAAGGCTGCTCCAAAATTGCGGATTTCAAAGAAAAAAGCTGTAAATGAATAATTAGAAATCAAGGCTACAACCGATTTTATTTACAGTTCGTATTTATAACATGAAAAAACTATCACCGTGGAAATTAATTTTAAGCAACTAACGTTTGCGAGAGAATATCGTGGATATTCTCAAACAGAACTTGCGAAGTCGGTATATGGTTTATCCCAATCCAATCTTTCCAAGTTTGAAAAAGGCATAAGTATTCTTTCCGATGATCTATTAGGTAGAATAATCAGCTTTCTTGAGTTTCCTATAGGTTTTTTCAATAAAAGCATTTATAATGCTGTAGAAAATCCTCATTATAGGAAAAGATCAACCATAACAAAAAAGGTTGCAACTGACATTGACTCACGTATTAAATTAATTGGCTACATAATTGATCAAATGACAGAGTCAATTGAATGGCCAGAATTTGATCTGGATACTTTGGACGTCGAAGATGGTTATTCTGTAGCGAATATTGCCCGGCATACTCGAAGATCATTGGGATTGAAACCAAGTGAGCCGGTAAGGGACATTTGTAGTCTGTTGGAGAGACATGGGATATTGATTGTCGAGCTTGATAATGTGACTGAAAAATTTGATGGCGCTTCCATAAGAACAGATGGAGGGACGCCTGTTATGATTATCAATAAGAGATTTTCAAATGATCGTAAACGATTTACAATTGCGCACGAACTTGGGCACATGATCATGCATGTTTTGGGGGGATTCCCAATTCCAGATTATAGAGATCACAAAGAAAGAGAAAGTGAAGCTGATCGATTCGCTTCTGAATTTTTGATGCCTGGAGATGAAATTAGAAGGTCATTATACGGGCTTAAGTTGTCTTCCTTGGCTGAGTTGAAAAGATTTTGGCTGACTTCGATGGCTTCAATATTGAGGCGAGCGTATGACTTGGGGTGTATTGATAAGCAAAGGTATACTTATTTGAATATTGAAATGAGCAGGTTAGGCTTGAAAAAGAATGAGAGAACAACTGTGTATATTGATACACCAACCCTGTTTGTTGAAGGCTGCAAAATGCATAAAAATGATTTGGAGTATTCAATTGAGGAGCTTTCACGCGCTTTTTGTTTACCTGTTGATGTATTGCAGGAATTTTGGAGAACCGATGATTTCAAAGGGAAACTGAGAATTTTAAAATAAAAGTGATACATTTAAATCAAAGGCCGGACTAAAATCCGGCTTTTTTTATGTCTCGTGCAAGTATCGTGCAAATTGAAAGAAAAAAGGATGTAACTATTTGGTTATTAGCAACATCCTTCTTGCTTTTGTGATCCCAAGCGGAGAGGTGTCGAACTTTTTGATTGAAGATTATGATGCTGTGTTTGAGTTTATGAGTGCCGATACACAAAAAAAACGGCTTAAATTATAATACAATCGCAGTTAATTTTTTTTTAAATTTTAAAGCCATAAATCTTTAGTTGATAAATGGAACTTAAAAAAAGAGTAAAACAATATAATTGGCAGTGTTGCCTATTGATCGTCTAAAACCGATAAACGGTAGTTAATTTTTTATTAAATGCCCCAATCCCGGATCGTTTTTAATCCTTTCCAATTCATCCACAACAATCTGCGCTGTTTCGCTTTTGATGCGTGAATAATTGAAATTAATTTCCTGTTGAAGCTGGCTTTTCCCTTCTTTATCGGTAAAATTTGTGATAACCGGGATCGGCTTATAGTTCTTTGTTTCTCTGGCAACTTTCTCGTTGTCAACTACAATTTCTGCATGGAAAATCTTTTGCTCAATACGTTCGTCAAAGTTATCCGAAACGGCACCTACAAAAGTTCCCTGTGTAAGGTTACTTATTTTCGAAGCTGGAATTAAGGTATCCATTTGAGTGTTAATAGAGGTGGATTTATCCTGCCGGTTAATGGTCATAGACTGGCGTTTTTGAAGGACTTTACCAAACCGTTCCGACAAGGTTTTGGCAGTCTCACCAACCACCTGGCCGCTAAAAATATTTCCCACGGTATTCATCACTACTTTAGCTTCCTTGTCGCCATAATCCCGGTTTAGCTGCGAAAAATCCTGAAATCCCAAACATACCGCAACTTTATTGCTTCTTGCTGTCGCAATTAGGTTGTCCAATCCACGGAAATAAATGGTTGGAAGCTCATCTATAATTACGGAACTTTTTAACTGTCCCTTTTTATTGATGAGTTTTACGATGCGGGAAT
It contains:
- a CDS encoding XRE family transcriptional regulator, producing the protein MEINFKQLTFAREYRGYSQTELAKSVYGLSQSNLSKFEKGISILSDDLLGRIISFLEFPIGFFNKSIYNAVENPHYRKRSTITKKVATDIDSRIKLIGYIIDQMTESIEWPEFDLDTLDVEDGYSVANIARHTRRSLGLKPSEPVRDICSLLERHGILIVELDNVTEKFDGASIRTDGGTPVMIINKRFSNDRKRFTIAHELGHMIMHVLGGFPIPDYRDHKERESEADRFASEFLMPGDEIRRSLYGLKLSSLAELKRFWLTSMASILRRAYDLGCIDKQRYTYLNIEMSRLGLKKNERTTVYIDTPTLFVEGCKMHKNDLEYSIEELSRAFCLPVDVLQEFWRTDDFKGKLRILK